CACATGGACGACAGGAAAAATTTGATATCGAGAATTTACTGCAGTGAGGCTGATACTCAGTTTTTAATGTACTTTGTTTTTCCATTTCTAATactacctctgtaccaaaatataagacgtttctgCCGGCTGTTCGGTTTCTTCTTTTTTCGAGTTTTGACACGGTTTCTCTTGCTCAAAGTAGCGTGTGTTTCATTGGTCTGGTAGGAACAAGATTTGAAAGGGCGCCTGCAGCCTTGGCAAGTTGGCATCCTGCGACGGCTGTACAATACTTGGCCATCCTGCCGCAAGGGAAGCTCGAGAAATACTTGGCCATCCTGCCGCTTCTGCTCTGCATGCATCTTCATGCCGTGACGAGACACGAAAGGAACTTTGCTTTCTGTCCTAAACTAAAAGCGAGAGATTAAACTGAAAACTGAAATGTGCAAAGACATCCTACGCCCCTATGCGTTTCTTCCCTCCGTCGCGTGTGCGCTTCCTTGGAATAACTTGTGCTAGTCGATGTGCTTTCTCCTCCCGGCCTAGCCTCGCCTACCTTGCATGTCCAGCCATGTCCAGTTGTCCACACCAAAGAAAACTTCCTCCATGGAGCCAAGTTTTGCTCCGTGCCATCCTCTATAAATCGCTGCTCACCCACGCCCAGACAAATCACACAGCTTACTTTCCTTTCCCAACATAGTTCTTGAACAAGCCTGGTGGTGAGTCCCTCGCCATGGCCTCCACCAAGCTCAGCTTCAAGAGGATGGACAGCGTTGCCGAGACCATGCCCGACGCGCTGCGGCAGAGCCGCTACCAGATGAAGAGATGCTTCCAGCGCTACGTGTCCAAGGGCCGCAGGCTCCTCAAGAACCAGCAGCTCATGGAGGAGCTCGAGAGGTCGCTCGACGACAAGGTCGAGAAGGAGAAGCTCGTCGAAGGCTTCCTCGGCTACATCATTTGTTCCACCCAGGTTGGTTGTTATTTCGCTTTAGTATTCACCCAATTCACTTCTGCCGTACAATAGCTAAAGTTTGATAGAAGGAAGGAGAGCTTATGAAAGTATTGTGTCCTTGTTATGCTCGCAGGAAGCGGTAGTCCTGCCACCGTTCGTCGCGTTCGCCGTCAGAATGAACCCTGGCATCTGGGAGTACGTCAAGGTTCACGCCGACGATCTGTCGGTCGAAGGAATCACGCCGTCCGAGTACCTCAAGTTCAAAGAGACGTTATACGATGAGAAATGGTATGTACATTTGCTGATATGATCTAAGCTTCAGATGGATGAGAAATGCAATTCGATTCTATGTAGGTGTGAAACTGAAAAAGAAACTTTTTTGTTCATGTGAATTCCAGGGCCAAGGATGACAACTCGCTGGAGGTTGATTTCGGCGCTCTTGACCTCTCAACACCACGTCTGACACTTCCCTCATCCATAGGGAACGGGATGCAGTTCGTCTCCAAGTTCATGTCTTCGAAGCTGAATGGCAAGCCTGAAAGCATGAAGCCGTTGCTCGACTATTTACTCACTCTGAATTACCGCGGAGAGGTAAGGAGTTCAGCCATTCACATCACAGAGATTATCAAAATTAACAGACTGGTCAGACTCATATATCCTTGCAAAACATACAGAAGCTGATGGTTAACGACACAATCGACACGGTGAATAAGCTTCAAACAGCGCTGCTCCTTGCAGAAGTTTTTGTCAGTGGGCTGCCAAAATTCACACCATATTTGAAATTTGAACAAAGGTAATGTACAGCCAAATTAAGTAGCTTAAAAAATCTATGGTGCCAAAAATGCCTAAGGTTTCTTTACAATGGTCCTGCAGATTTCAAGAGTGGGGATTGGAGAAAGGGTGGGGTGAAAATGCTGAGACGTGCAAGGAGACGCTGAATTTCCTATCTGAAGTGCTCCAGGCGCCGGATCCTATCAACATGGAGAAGTTCTTCAGCAGGGTTCCATCCATTTTTAACATTGTTGTGTTCTCTATCCATGGTTACTTTGGCCAAGAGAAGGTTCTAGGCTTGCCAGACACCGGCGGTCAGGTATCGATATCATCAAATCGTAGGAAATAATACTCTGATCAGCTTATATCATACTCTGAAGGCATGGTTTCTCCGTAACAGGTTGTCTACATCCTGGACCAAGTCAGGTCCATGGAAGAGGAGCTTCTGCAAAGAATCAAGCTGCAGGGTTTGCATATAACACCAAAGATTCTTGTGGTAAAGCTATTTACAGCGTGATCATAGCCATTCCTGCTATCTCTGTATTTGTAGAACTGATAAACTAATGTCTACTCTTGTGCTGCAGCTAACAAGACTGATACCAGATTCCAAAGGTACAAAGTGTAATGTGGAGCTCGAACCGGTTGAAAACACAAAATATTCACACATACTACGTGTGCCGTTCAAGACTGAAGATGGGAAGGATTTGCGCCAGTGGGTTTCCCGGTTTGACATTTACCCTTACCTAGAGAGATATGCCCAGGTTTGCCACCTACAAATTATTAATCATCAGCACTCTTGTCTCTTGTGTTAAGAGATCTTGCGTAAAATTGAAAAGCGATGCAATTTCAGGATGCCTCTGCCAAAATTCTTGACATTCTAGAGGGCAAACCAGACTTGATCATTGGCAACTACACTGATGGCAACTTGGTGGCGTCCCTCATGGCGAGCAAACTAGGAGTCACACAGGTGAGAAAATGTCTAATCAAATAGGATTCCTCAGGATTTCTTTTGCCACCAATCACAGCTGATGTCACATCCCTAAATGATCTTCCTGACAGGGAACGATAGCACATGCTCTCGAAAAGACGAAGTATGAGGACTCGGATACCAAGTGGAGAGAGCTGGACCAGAAGTACCACTTCTCCTGTCAATTCACTGCTGATATTATTGCCATGAACACTACTGACTTTATCATCACTAGCACATACCAAGAAATCGCTGGAAGGTCTGTATACTGAATCTTATTTTAACTTCGGTGCTCGAAGTACTTACTCCTAGAACTTCTTAAC
This region of Triticum aestivum cultivar Chinese Spring chromosome 2D, IWGSC CS RefSeq v2.1, whole genome shotgun sequence genomic DNA includes:
- the LOC123054180 gene encoding sucrose synthase 7 isoform X1 → MASTKLSFKRMDSVAETMPDALRQSRYQMKRCFQRYVSKGRRLLKNQQLMEELERSLDDKVEKEKLVEGFLGYIICSTQEAVVLPPFVAFAVRMNPGIWEYVKVHADDLSVEGITPSEYLKFKETLYDEKWAKDDNSLEVDFGALDLSTPRLTLPSSIGNGMQFVSKFMSSKLNGKPESMKPLLDYLLTLNYRGEKLMVNDTIDTVNKLQTALLLAEVFVSGLPKFTPYLKFEQRFQEWGLEKGWGENAETCKETLNFLSEVLQAPDPINMEKFFSRVPSIFNIVVFSIHGYFGQEKVLGLPDTGGQVVYILDQVRSMEEELLQRIKLQGLHITPKILVLTRLIPDSKGTKCNVELEPVENTKYSHILRVPFKTEDGKDLRQWVSRFDIYPYLERYAQDASAKILDILEGKPDLIIGNYTDGNLVASLMASKLGVTQGTIAHALEKTKYEDSDTKWRELDQKYHFSCQFTADIIAMNTTDFIITSTYQEIAGSKEKPGQYEHHYAFTMPGLCRYATGINVFDPKFNIAAPGADQSVYFPFTQKQKRLTALHPQIEELLYSKEDTDEHIGYLADRSKPIIFSMARLDKVKNITGLVEWYGQNKKVRDLVNLVVVAGLLNAAQSKDREEIDEINKMHNLIDKYQLKGQIRWIKAQTDRVRNGELYRYIADTKGAFVQPALYEAFGLTVIEAMNCGLPTFATNQGGPAEIIVDGVSGFHINPMNGREAGTKIADFFQKCKEDPGYWNKMSTAGLQRIYECYTWKIYATKVLNMGSMYGFWRTLNKEERVAKQRYMQMFYNLQFRNLVKTVPRVGEQPPRPATTTGAAAERNQIVARPRERKPQGRVQRMMTSLLGPKPPTYEQNGYR
- the LOC123054180 gene encoding sucrose synthase 7 isoform X2, which translates into the protein MASTKLSFKRMDSVAETMPDALRQSRYQMKRCFQRYVSKGRRLLKNQQLMEELERSLDDKVEKEKLVEGFLGYIICSTQEAVVLPPFVAFAVRMNPGIWEYVKVHADDLSVEGITPSEYLKFKETLYDEKWAKDDNSLEVDFGALDLSTPRLTLPSSIGNGMQFVSKFMSSKLNGKPESMKPLLDYLLTLNYRGEKLMVNDTIDTVNKLQTALLLAEVFVSGLPKFTPYLKFEQRFQEWGLEKGWGENAETCKETLNFLSEVLQAPDPINMEKFFSRVPSIFNIVVFSIHGYFGQEKVLGLPDTGGQVVYILDQVRSMEEELLQRIKLQGLHITPKILVLTRLIPDSKGTKCNVELEPVENTKYSHILRVPFKTEDGKDLRQWVSRFDIYPYLERYAQDASAKILDILEGKPDLIIGNYTDGNLVASLMASKLGVTQGTIAHALEKTKYEDSDTKWRELDQKYHFSCQFTADIIAMNTTDFIITSTYQEIAGSKEKPGQYEHHYAFTMPGLCRYATGINVFDPKFNIAAPGADQSVYFPFTQKQKRLTALHPQIEELLYSKEDTDEHIGYLADRSKPIIFSMARLDKVKNITGLVEWYGQNKKVRDLVNLVVVAGLLNAAQSKDREEIDEINKMHNLIDKYQLKGQIRWIKAQTDRVRNGELYRYIADTKGAFVQPALYEAFGLTVIEAMNCGLPTFATNQGGPAEIIVDGVSGFHINPMNGREAGTKIADFFQKCKEDPGYWNKMSTAGLQRIYECYTWKIYATKVLNMGSMYGFWRTLNKEERVAKQRYMQMFYNLQFRNLVKTVPRVGEQPPRPATTTGAAAERNQIVARPRERQKAAGSGPKDDDQPARAEAADV